Proteins from one Shewanella pealeana ATCC 700345 genomic window:
- a CDS encoding BamA/TamA family outer membrane protein encodes MKRILLLTLCAFSNLAVAVEPLFDTPKDMQPTWVDDILSVFGADGEFDQSKPIDMSYLPTAYYTPEKKFGVGLLMVGLYKTDGAASEEQPSSLVLNSFVSMNNSYGVEVENMTFFNGGKQRLQLGLELHNEAAVYYGQGIAQGNIDANHHEFEEQLYSFKPRWMTEVADNYFLGIGADFTYASAEKLELVDTGLPVDSADILPNNFSSGVVVTSIYDSRDYRLNATKGWLFQIDAGLYQNDEYSSFSTYDLELANYIDLSSTSLLSSAPGLIAWQVQGHFTEGDVPWNMLPDLGGSGAMRGYIKGRYRDKQMMMGQVEYRLPIFQRYGMVFWGGVGSVASKVSDLNEELLTSYGTGFRFKIKDNINLRLDIGVGENETNFYLNVNEVF; translated from the coding sequence GCGCTTTTTCCAATCTGGCCGTCGCAGTCGAGCCTCTATTTGACACTCCTAAAGATATGCAGCCGACTTGGGTCGACGACATCTTGTCTGTGTTTGGTGCCGATGGTGAGTTTGACCAGAGCAAGCCTATCGACATGAGCTACTTACCAACGGCTTATTACACGCCGGAGAAGAAGTTTGGCGTGGGTCTGTTGATGGTGGGGTTATATAAAACCGACGGTGCAGCGAGCGAGGAGCAGCCTTCATCATTGGTATTGAATTCATTTGTTTCAATGAATAATTCTTACGGTGTCGAAGTGGAAAATATGACCTTCTTCAACGGCGGTAAGCAGCGTTTACAGCTGGGGCTAGAGCTTCATAACGAAGCGGCAGTTTATTATGGTCAAGGCATAGCACAAGGCAATATCGACGCCAATCATCATGAGTTTGAAGAGCAGTTATACAGCTTTAAACCCCGCTGGATGACGGAAGTGGCCGATAACTATTTTCTCGGTATTGGGGCTGACTTTACCTACGCCAGTGCTGAAAAGTTAGAGTTAGTTGACACAGGGCTGCCTGTGGATTCTGCGGATATTTTGCCGAATAATTTTAGTTCGGGTGTGGTGGTAACCAGCATCTATGACTCTCGTGATTACCGCTTAAATGCCACCAAAGGTTGGTTATTTCAGATCGATGCGGGTCTGTATCAAAACGATGAGTACTCAAGTTTCTCGACTTACGATCTCGAACTCGCCAATTATATCGACTTAAGCTCAACTTCCTTACTGAGCTCTGCGCCAGGGCTGATTGCATGGCAAGTACAGGGCCATTTTACCGAAGGCGATGTGCCTTGGAACATGTTGCCTGATCTTGGCGGCTCAGGTGCGATGCGTGGTTACATCAAAGGCCGTTACCGTGACAAGCAGATGATGATGGGCCAAGTGGAATATCGTTTACCCATCTTCCAGCGTTACGGCATGGTGTTTTGGGGCGGCGTAGGTAGTGTGGCCTCCAAGGTGAGTGATTTAAACGAAGAGTTGTTGACCTCTTACGGCACAGGATTCCGCTTTAAAATCAAAGATAATATTAATTTACGCCTAGATATTGGTGTGGGTGAAAACGAGACTAACTTCTACCTCAATGTGAACGAAGTATTCTAA